One Setaria italica strain Yugu1 chromosome I, Setaria_italica_v2.0, whole genome shotgun sequence DNA window includes the following coding sequences:
- the LOC101755713 gene encoding protein arginine N-methyltransferase 5 isoform X1 has translation MPLGQRAGDKSDSRYCGVEVLDFPAGEGLPAVLNHSLASAFDFILAPLVDPNYRPTPGAVLPVSASDLVLGPAQWSNHVVGKISEWIDLDAEDERLRLDSELTLKQEIAWASHLSLQACVLPAPRRPSCANYARAVNQILQGLTNMHLWLRLPLEKSEPMDDDLDKVKNNSQMSEKVDSWELWNSFRLLCDHSSQLCVALDILSTLPSINSLGRWFGEPVRAAILQTNAFLTNAKGYPCLSKRHQRLLTAFFNHSVQVIISGRSNHNVSPVSEGVLSGDENYIEEAPVRHALSPYLDYVAYLYRRMDPLPEQERFEINYRDFLQSPLQPLMDNLEAQTYETFEKDVVKYSQYQRAVAKALVDRVPDDAVSTTRTVLMVVGAGRGPLVRASLQAAEETGRKLKVYAVEKNPNAVITLHSLIKLEGWESLVTVISSDMRCWNAPEKADILVSELLGSFGDNELSPECLDGAQRFLKPDGISIPSSYTSFIQPITASKLHNDIKAHKDIAHFETAYVVKLHRIANLAPPQQVFTFTHPNFSPDANNRRYTKLQFEMLPDTGSCLVHGFAGYFDSVLYKDVHLGIEPNTATPNMFSWFPIFFPLRKPIYVPDGSPIEVHFWRCCAPTKVWYEWAVTTPSPSPIHNSNGRSYWVGL, from the exons ATGCCGCTGGGGCAGCGCGCGGGGGACAAGAGCGACTCCCGCTACTGCGGGGTGGAGGTGCTCGACTTCCCCGCCGGCGAGGGCCTCCCCGCCGTCCTTAACCACTCCCTCGCCTCCGCCTTCGACTTCATCCTCGCCCCGCTG GTCGACCCCAACTACCGGCCCACGCCCGGCGCCGTGCTGCCTGTGTCGGCGTCGGACCTCGTCCTCGGCCCGGCCCAGTGGAGCAACCACGTCGTCGGGAAGATCAGCGAGTGGATTGATTTGGACGCGGAGGACGAGCGGCTCCGGCTGGACTCGGAGCTCACGCTGAAGCAGGAGATCGCGTGGGCGTCTCACCTCTCGCTGCAG GCGTGCGTTCTTCCTGCCCCCAGGAGACCTTCTTGTGCCAATTATGCTAGAGCTGTGAATCAAATTTTGCAAGGCCTGACCAACATGCAT TTGTGGCTTAGGTTACCTCTGGAGAAGTCTGAGCCAATGGATGATGATCTTGATAAAGTAAAGAATAACAGCCAAATG AGTGAAAAAGTAGACTCGTGGGAATTGTGGAATTCATTCAGATTGCTATGTGATCACAGTAGCCAACTATGTGTGGCACTTGATATTTT GAGCACACTGCCATCAATAAACTCATTAGGGCGGTGGTTTGGGGAGCCTGTCAGGGCTGCTATTCTTCAAACAAAT GCTTTTCTAACAAATGCAAAAGGATATCCTTGTTTGTCAAAGCGGCATCAGAGGCTACTAACTGCATTTTTTAACCATTCTGTTCAG gTAATAATCTCTGGGAGATCAAATCACAATGTTTCCCCAGTGTCTGAAGGAGTGCTTTCTGGTGATGAGAACTACATTGAAG AAGCTCCTGTTCGACATGCATTAAGTCCATACCTGGACTACGTTGCATACCTATATAGGAGGATGGATCCGCTTCCTGAGCAGGAGCGCTTTGAG ATCAATTACAGGGATTTTTTGCAGTCTCCTCTCCAG CCCCTGATGGATAATTTGGAAGCTCAGACTTACGAGACATTTGAGAAGGATGTAGTGAAGTATAGCCAG TATCAAAGAGCAGTCGCTAAGGCCTTGGTTGATAGGGTCCCAGATGATGCAGTCTCCACAACTAGGACG GTGCTGATGGTTGTTGGAGCAGGCCGAGGGCCTCTAGTACGAGCATCATTGCAG GCTGCCGAAGAAACTGGTCGCAAGTTAAAAGTATATGCTGTCGAAAAAAATCCTAATGCTGTTATTACTCTTCAT AGTTTGATCAAATTGGAGGGGTGGGAAAGCTTGGTTACTGTAATTTCTAGTGACATGAGGTGCTGGAATGCCCCTGAAAAAGCAGATATTTTG GTCAGTGAATTGCTTGGGTCCTTTGGTGACAATGAACTATCTCCTGAGTGTCTGGATGGTGCTCAGCGATTCTTGAAGCCAGATGGGATTTCCATTCCTTCTTC ATACACCAGTTTCATCCAACCAATAACAGCATCAAAATTGCACAACGAT ATCAAAGCACACAAAGATATTGCTCATTTTGAAACTGCATATGTTGTCAAACTACACCGCATAGCGAATCTTGCACCTCCACAACAG GTTTTTACTTTCACCCATCCAAATTTCTCACCAGACGCCAACAATCGAAGGTATACCAAGCTGCAATTTGAAATGCTACCAGATACGGGATCATGCCTTGTGCACG GATTTGCTGGATATTTCGACTCTGTTCTATACAAGGATGTTCATCTCGGAATCGAGCCAAACACTGCTACTCCAAACATGTTTAGCTG GTTCCCGATCTTCTTCCCGTTGAGAAAGCCCATCTATGTGCCGGACGGGTCTCCTATAGAAGTGCACTTCTGGCGGTGCTGTGCTCCCACAAAG GTGTGGTACGAGTGGGCTGTGACAACACCGTCTCCGTCGCCAATCCATAACAGCAATGGCCGGTCATATTGGGTTGGTCTATAG
- the LOC101755713 gene encoding protein arginine N-methyltransferase 5 isoform X2, protein MPLGQRAGDKSDSRYCGVEVLDFPAGEGLPAVLNHSLASAFDFILAPLVDPNYRPTPGAVLPVSASDLVLGPAQWSNHVVGKISEWIDLDAEDERLRLDSELTLKQEIAWASHLSLQACVLPAPRRPSCANYARAVNQILQGLTNMHLWLRLPLEKSEPMDDDLDKVKNNSQMSEKVDSWELWNSFRLLCDHSSQLCVALDILSTLPSINSLGRWFGEPVRAAILQTNAFLTNAKGYPCLSKRHQRLLTAFFNHSVQVIISGRSNHNVSPVSEGVLSGDENYIEAPVRHALSPYLDYVAYLYRRMDPLPEQERFEINYRDFLQSPLQPLMDNLEAQTYETFEKDVVKYSQYQRAVAKALVDRVPDDAVSTTRTVLMVVGAGRGPLVRASLQAAEETGRKLKVYAVEKNPNAVITLHSLIKLEGWESLVTVISSDMRCWNAPEKADILVSELLGSFGDNELSPECLDGAQRFLKPDGISIPSSYTSFIQPITASKLHNDIKAHKDIAHFETAYVVKLHRIANLAPPQQVFTFTHPNFSPDANNRRYTKLQFEMLPDTGSCLVHGFAGYFDSVLYKDVHLGIEPNTATPNMFSWFPIFFPLRKPIYVPDGSPIEVHFWRCCAPTKVWYEWAVTTPSPSPIHNSNGRSYWVGL, encoded by the exons ATGCCGCTGGGGCAGCGCGCGGGGGACAAGAGCGACTCCCGCTACTGCGGGGTGGAGGTGCTCGACTTCCCCGCCGGCGAGGGCCTCCCCGCCGTCCTTAACCACTCCCTCGCCTCCGCCTTCGACTTCATCCTCGCCCCGCTG GTCGACCCCAACTACCGGCCCACGCCCGGCGCCGTGCTGCCTGTGTCGGCGTCGGACCTCGTCCTCGGCCCGGCCCAGTGGAGCAACCACGTCGTCGGGAAGATCAGCGAGTGGATTGATTTGGACGCGGAGGACGAGCGGCTCCGGCTGGACTCGGAGCTCACGCTGAAGCAGGAGATCGCGTGGGCGTCTCACCTCTCGCTGCAG GCGTGCGTTCTTCCTGCCCCCAGGAGACCTTCTTGTGCCAATTATGCTAGAGCTGTGAATCAAATTTTGCAAGGCCTGACCAACATGCAT TTGTGGCTTAGGTTACCTCTGGAGAAGTCTGAGCCAATGGATGATGATCTTGATAAAGTAAAGAATAACAGCCAAATG AGTGAAAAAGTAGACTCGTGGGAATTGTGGAATTCATTCAGATTGCTATGTGATCACAGTAGCCAACTATGTGTGGCACTTGATATTTT GAGCACACTGCCATCAATAAACTCATTAGGGCGGTGGTTTGGGGAGCCTGTCAGGGCTGCTATTCTTCAAACAAAT GCTTTTCTAACAAATGCAAAAGGATATCCTTGTTTGTCAAAGCGGCATCAGAGGCTACTAACTGCATTTTTTAACCATTCTGTTCAG gTAATAATCTCTGGGAGATCAAATCACAATGTTTCCCCAGTGTCTGAAGGAGTGCTTTCTGGTGATGAGAACTACATTGAAG CTCCTGTTCGACATGCATTAAGTCCATACCTGGACTACGTTGCATACCTATATAGGAGGATGGATCCGCTTCCTGAGCAGGAGCGCTTTGAG ATCAATTACAGGGATTTTTTGCAGTCTCCTCTCCAG CCCCTGATGGATAATTTGGAAGCTCAGACTTACGAGACATTTGAGAAGGATGTAGTGAAGTATAGCCAG TATCAAAGAGCAGTCGCTAAGGCCTTGGTTGATAGGGTCCCAGATGATGCAGTCTCCACAACTAGGACG GTGCTGATGGTTGTTGGAGCAGGCCGAGGGCCTCTAGTACGAGCATCATTGCAG GCTGCCGAAGAAACTGGTCGCAAGTTAAAAGTATATGCTGTCGAAAAAAATCCTAATGCTGTTATTACTCTTCAT AGTTTGATCAAATTGGAGGGGTGGGAAAGCTTGGTTACTGTAATTTCTAGTGACATGAGGTGCTGGAATGCCCCTGAAAAAGCAGATATTTTG GTCAGTGAATTGCTTGGGTCCTTTGGTGACAATGAACTATCTCCTGAGTGTCTGGATGGTGCTCAGCGATTCTTGAAGCCAGATGGGATTTCCATTCCTTCTTC ATACACCAGTTTCATCCAACCAATAACAGCATCAAAATTGCACAACGAT ATCAAAGCACACAAAGATATTGCTCATTTTGAAACTGCATATGTTGTCAAACTACACCGCATAGCGAATCTTGCACCTCCACAACAG GTTTTTACTTTCACCCATCCAAATTTCTCACCAGACGCCAACAATCGAAGGTATACCAAGCTGCAATTTGAAATGCTACCAGATACGGGATCATGCCTTGTGCACG GATTTGCTGGATATTTCGACTCTGTTCTATACAAGGATGTTCATCTCGGAATCGAGCCAAACACTGCTACTCCAAACATGTTTAGCTG GTTCCCGATCTTCTTCCCGTTGAGAAAGCCCATCTATGTGCCGGACGGGTCTCCTATAGAAGTGCACTTCTGGCGGTGCTGTGCTCCCACAAAG GTGTGGTACGAGTGGGCTGTGACAACACCGTCTCCGTCGCCAATCCATAACAGCAATGGCCGGTCATATTGGGTTGGTCTATAG
- the LOC101756381 gene encoding MKI67 FHA domain-interacting nucleolar phosphoprotein, with protein sequence MGMRDKKRNQKRVLAQRTAAPRPGEGKDFLPLEGGPGKRLRKVQQPEEPENTATVVYIGHIPHGFYEDQMQGFFKQFGDIKRLRIARNRKTGKSKHYGFIEFESPLVAKVVADEMNNYLLFEHTLRVSLVPPEKVHPKLWRGVRRGFIPIDRVAIERKRHNKDKTTEEHKKMVEGIVKRDEKRRKRIKAAGIDYECPALLGSIQPSAKKIKFDEDQ encoded by the exons ATGGGGATGCGGGATAAGAAGCGGAACCAGAAGCGGGTGCTCGCGCAGCGCACCGCGGCTCCCCGCCCCGGCGAGGGCAAGGACTTCCTG CCGCTGGAAGGAGGGCCCGGGAAGAGGCTGCGGAAGGTGCAGCAGCCCGAGGAGCCGGAGAACACCGCGACCGTAGTGTACATTGGGCACATCCCCCACGGCTTCTACGAGGATCAGATGCAAG GGTTCTTTAAGCAGTTTGGGGATATTAAGAGGCTTAGGATTGCCCGGAACCGCAAG ACAGGAAAGTCTAAGCACTATGGATTCATCGAGTTTGAGAGCCCTTTG GTGGCGAAGGTTGTAGCTGATGAGATGAATAACTATCTCTTGTTTGAGCACACCTTGCGAGTTTCACTTGTTCCGCCAGAGAAAGTTCATCCAAAATT ATGGAGAGGGGTGCGACGGGGATTCATACCAATTGATCGAGTAGCAATTGAACGGAAGAGACACAACAAG GATAAAACTACAGAAGAACACAAAAAGATGGTTGAAGGAATTGTAAAGCGGGACGAAAAGCGTCGCAAAAGGATCAAGGCTGCTGGTATTGATTATGAGTGTCCAGCCCTT TTGGGGAGCATCCAGCCTTCAGCGAAAAAGATAAAGTTCGACGAGGATCAGTAG
- the LOC101757073 gene encoding uncharacterized protein LOC101757073 → MEDTAAAEKAEKASSYRYWVREATGDATPIPVPRKLDPAATGNGNPPPLGSVWNQAGTWEEKNLNSWANSRIKDLLGSLDSLEFPTGKASIDEVSKCSGDAFQVTVRNKKRVGYNYELSLRFRGEWLIKEENKKVKGHLDIPEFSFGELDDLELQVRFSDDKGLASDDKTRICKDLKSFLTPIQEKMRMFEEELKGR, encoded by the exons ATGGaggacacggcggcggcggagaaggcggAGAAGGCGTCGTCGTACAGGTACTGGGTGCGGGAGGCCACCGGCGACGCCACGCCGATCCCGGTCCCGCGCAAGCtcgaccccgccgccaccggcaaCGGGAACCCGCCACCACTCGGCTCCGTGTGGAACCAG GCCGGAACCTGGGAGGAGAAAAACCTCAACTCATGGGCCAATAGTAGGATTAAG GATTTGTTGGGCTCTCTAGATTCACTGGAATTCCCAACAGGGAAGGCATCCATCGATGAAGTGTCCAAATGCTCAGGAGAT GCATTTCAGGTCACGGTTCGTAACAAGAAGAGAGTAGGGTATAATTATGAGCTGAGCTTGAGATTTAGAG GTGAATGGTTAATtaaagaagaaaacaagaaggtCAAAGGCCATTTAGACATTCCTGAGTTTTCATTTGGTGAGCTTGATGACTTGGAG TTACAAGTAAGGTTCAGCGATGACAAGGGCCTCGCATCTGACGACAAAACACGGATTTGCAAGGATCTGAAGTCCTTTCTGACTCCAATCCAGGAGAAAATGCGCATGTTCGAAGAAGAGCTCAAAGGTAGATAG
- the LOC101757861 gene encoding protein PHOSPHATE STARVATION RESPONSE 3, with protein sequence MSTQSIISVKQFAGPHRMAHTCTAPQPSAHNLLSAKSDNCGSAHDPQSSWAAVQTSSIKSEMVGSLSLTKILPFNLEKCSPGSNPDSAVSHVSQAELSDPVSSSSSTFCTSMFSSFQTNSESCRQKGALPFLPHPPKCEQKLQQQISAGQSSSSSSLLFGADLRSGGHDDAGDLKDFLNLSGDVSEGSFHGESSAMAFSEQMEFQFLSEQLGIAITNNEESPRLDDIYDRPLQTSSCPVPSYSGQEDLPSAVSPVKVQLSSSRPEACNKTRLRWTLELHERFVEAVNKLGGPEKATPKGALKLMKVEGLTIYHVKSHLQKYRFAKYLPETKEDKKSSSEGKKSQSAIPGNDAGKKSLQVAEALRVQIEVQKQLHEQLEVQRQLQLRIEEHARYLQKILEEQQKARNSLSTTRNSAQEELPESTEKEETGMKVETSSEPLSRSKISDTDV encoded by the exons ATGAGCACACAGAGCATTATCTCTGTGAAGCAATTCGCTGGCCCTCACAGAATGGCTCACACATGCACTGCTCCCCAGCCTTCAGCTCATAATCTGCTCAGTGCTAAATCAGATAACTGTGGTTCAGCACATGATCCACAGTCATCATGGGCTGCTGTTCAAACCTCGAGCATCAAGTCAGAGATGGTTGGTTCGTTGAGTCTGACAAAGATCCTTCCTTTTAACCTTGAGAAATGCAGTCCTGGCTCCAATCCTGATAGTGCTGTTTCACACGTATCGCAAGCCGAACTGTCGGATCCAGTTTCATCTAGTTCTTCCACATTCTGCACAAGTATGTTCTCCTCGTTTCAGACAAACTCCGAATCGTGCCGGCAAAAAGGCGCTCTGCCTTTCCTGCCCCATCCTCCTAAATGTGAGCAGAAGCTGCAGCAACAGATTTCAGCTGGGCAGTCATCCAGCTCTTCTTCCCTTCTCTTTGGTGCTGACCTCAGAAGTGGTGGTCATGATGATGCTGGTGATCTCAAGGACTTTCTTAACCTTTCTGGAGACGTTTCAGAAGGTAGTTTCCATGGAGAAAGCAGTGCCATGGCTTTCAGTGAGCAGATGGAGTTTCAGTTCTTGTCTGAACAGCTTGGAATCGCCATCACGAATAACGAAGAGAGCCCTCGATTAGAT GACATATACGACAGACCACTGCAAACCTCTTCTTGTCCAGTACCATCTTACTCTGGCCAAGAAGACCTCCCGAGCGCAGTATCTCCTGTTAAAGTTCAGCTGAGTTCATCTCGACCTGAAGCATGTAACAAAACAAGACTGAGATGGACACTGGAGCTCCATGAGCGTTTTGTAGAGGCTGTCAACAAGCTTGGAGGGCCAGAAA AGGCAACTCCAAAAGGTGCGCTGAAGCTTATGAAGGTAGAAGGCTTGACCATCTATCATGTGAAGAGCCATTTGCAG AAATATCGTTTTGCCAAGTATCTTCCAGAGACAAAAGAAG ACAAGAAGTCATCTTCAGAAGGCAAGAAATCTCAATCAGCAATACCAGGAAATGATGCTGGCAAAAA GAGTTTACAAGTAGCAGAAGCTCTTCGGGTGCAAATCGAGGTTCAGAAACAACTTCATGAACAATTAGAG GTGCAAAGGCAACTACAGCTGCGCATAGAAGAACATGCAAGATATTTGCAGAAGATATTAGAAGAACAACAAAAGGCAAGGAACTCCTTATCAACTACGAGAAATTCAGCACAAGAGGAACTGCCAGAATCCACAGAGAAAGAGGAAACCGGCATGAAAGTGGAAACCTCTTCAGAGCCACTGTCAAGGAGCAAAATTTCAGATACTGACGTGTAA
- the LOC101757465 gene encoding putative vacuolar cation/proton exchanger 4, with amino-acid sequence MATDGADYRRLLHGRQNSHQAPVDGADGFQDDNHVAPQSPPHNIGASSQRGVGSADWGVFSSMKIVLFKSKLNFLIPCGFLAILIDYISQNQGWVFPMSLLGIIPLAERLGFATEQLGLFTGRTAGGLLNATFGNATELVISIHALRSGKLRVVQQSLLGSILSNTLLVLGCAFFGGGLACGKTEQAFRKEDAVLNSGLLLMAVMGLVSPAMLYYTHTEVNLGQSALALSRFSSCIMLVAYAAFVYFELSNSRRRDEACEASIQGGGRDQGDDDYEYAYPEISKWEAIAWLAIFTAWISVFSGFLVDAIEGASKAWKIPIAFISTVLLPIVGNAAEHASAVMSAIKDKLDISLGVAIGSSTQISMFVIPFSVVTGWMMGQPMDLNFHLFETASLLITVLVVAFLLQDGTSNCFKGLMLILCYLIVAASFYVYADPNIDGV; translated from the exons ATGGCGACGGACGGCGCCGACTACCGGAGGCTATTGCATGGGCGTCAGAACTCCCATCAG GCTCCTGTAGATGGAGCAGATGGGTTCCAGGATGACAATCATGTTGCACCACAATCACCGCCCCACAATATTGGAGCAAGTTCCCAAAGGGGTGTAGGCTCTGCAGATTGGGGCGTTTTCAGTAGCATGAAGATTGTGCTGTTCAAATCCAAGCTCAATTTTCTTATACCATGTGGATTCTTGGCAATACTGATCGACTATATCAGCCAAAATCAG GGCTGGGTGTTTCCTATGAGCCTGTTGGGTATCATTCCTTTGGCAGAGCGATTGGGTTTTGCTACTGA GCAGTTAGGACTCTTCACTGGCCGAACAG CTGGAGGCCTTCTGAATGCTACATTTGGTAATGCAACCGAGCTGGTCATATCGATCCATGCGCTACGGAGTGGAAAGCTACGGGTGGTTCAGCAGTCTCTGCTCGGATCAATCCTGTCGAACACGCTCCTGGTTCTCGGTTGTGCATTCTTCGGTGGCGGACTTGCCTGTGGCAAAACTGAGCAAGCTTTCAGAAAG GAAGATGCTGTGCTGAACTCCGGGCTGCTCTTGATGGCGGTGATGGGGTTGGTGTCTCCTGCTATGCTGTACTATACTCACACTGAAGTTAACCTGGGCCAGTCAGCGCTGGCATTATCAAGGTTCAGCAGCTGCATAATGCTCGTTGCTTATGCTGCTTTCGTTTACTTCGAGTTGTCGAACAGTCGCCGTCGAGATGAAGCTTGTGAGGCAAGCATT CAGGGAGGAGGTCGAGATCAAGGGGATGATGACTACGAATATGCATATCCTGAAATTTCGAAATGGGAAGCCATTGCTTGGCTTGCAATTTTCACAGCTTGGATCTCAGTTTTCTCTGGCTTTTTAGTTGATGCTATTGAG GGGGCTTCCAAGGCTTGGAAAATACCGATTGCATTCATCAGTACTGTTTTGCTTCCAATTGTGGGGAATGCCGCAGAACATGCTAGCGCTGTTATGTCTGCGATTAAAGACAAATTA GACATTTCCCTTGGAGTGGCTATTGGGTCTTCAACGCAGATATCCATGTTTGTG ATACCATTTAGTGTAGTGACAGGATGGATGATGGGCCAGCCAATGGACTTGAATTTCCATCTGTTTGAAACTGCAAGCCTCTTGATAACCGTATTGGTCGTAGCATTTTTGTTGCAG GATGGCACCTCGAATTGTTTCAAAGGGTTGATGCTAATTCTCTGCTATCTGATAGTAGCTGCCAGTTTTTATGTATATGCTGATCCAAATATTGATG GTGTTTAG